The nucleotide sequence GTTCGATGTAAAAGAGGCTTTAAACCTTGAAGATTTCGAAAATAAATTACCTGCTGAAATTTAAAAGCGTTTACCTATACTAATTCCTAAACGAGGATAAACTTCAAAATCGTTGCTATCACCAAAAAGTCTACCAGCACCGGCATAAATTTCTCCTACGTAATTGTTACGTGTTAGCAACTTAAAACCAACTGCAGCCCCTAAACCAAAATTGGTTGTTTTTTCATCATAAACACTTTCTCTTGTTTCACTATAATTACCGTTATCATCATAAAAATATTCATAGCTATAGTATGTATCACGGTAAGAAGCTATTGCCGAGTTAGCTTCGATAAAAAAACCAGCATTCTTCTTTTTCCCAAAGAAAAGACGATAATAAGGCGTAGCAATAAAACGTAGCGACAAATCCTCTGGTTCATCTAAGCCAACTCCGATAGATAATCCTATACTGCTATTATCTTCTAAAAAATACTCGTAAGTTACTTCTGGAATCCCTGCTACCGACATTCCTAAATTTAATTTTAACTCTTGTTTCGTAAGATCAATTGTTTCTTCCGTTTCTTGTGCTGAAACAAAAAGTGACATACTTAGAATAAATAACGATAGTAATCTAGTTCTCATTTGATTGATGTTTATGAGACTAAGATACTTAAATATTGAAATGGTTGCGCTTTTTTTCTTCCGTCACTAATCTTTTTTTATTTTTTGGAATACATTATGCGGTATTAACCACAAACAGATTTGTAAATTTGTTAATAATAAATCCATATTATTTTTATTGATTATAGGTTTGAAAGACACTAACTTCACAAAAAATTGCAAGAATTAAATTGATGCCATTCATTGAAAAATATAAAGCACTTCTAGTAACCATATTATTTTTTATGGTGCTACTGTTGTTGCTTTTCAATTGGCATTTGGGAAGTAACGCTAAAAAGAATCAGGAGTTTTTGGTTGATTTAGAATCTTATACAAACTCTTTAAAAGAAGTCGAGAAAGAAGAAGCCAAGCCTGAGGAGCAACCTGCCAACACTAAGCAACAAACACATCGCGCTTTTAACCAAAATCAGGAAGCCAGATCGTCCAATTTCAATAAAGAACTAAATGCTATTTTTGAGAAAAATACTGCTTCACAGCAAGAAACCTCAGAGAATAGCGAAACTGCTACTTCAGGTAGTTATAATCTCAAAAAATCTGGAACTAAAAATCAACAACAGTCTGATGGAAACAACGCATCCTCTCAAACTTCTACTAAATCTGGTAGTTTAAAAAATAGTTCTATTTCTTTCAATCTTAAAGGAAGAACGGCAGTAAATATTCCCAATCCTATTTATAAGTGTAGTCTTTCCGGTAAAATAGTGATCAATATAAAAGTAAATGAATCTGGCCGAGTTACATCGACTTCCTTTAACGAGGCGAGTTCTTCTTCAGATAACAAATGTCTTGTAGAAAATGCTATGCTTTATGCTTCTGAAGCGGTTTTTAGCAAGCTTTCTGGCAGAGACAATCAACCAGGTACAATTACTTATCAATTTAAACCTTAAAATAATTTATGACTAATAAACATAGATGTGGCTGGTGCCAAGGCGATTCTTTATACGAAGCTTATCACGATGAAGAATGGGGCATACCGGTGCACGATGAGCAAAAACTATTTGAGTTTTTGATATTAGAAACATTTCAGGCTGGTCTAAGTTGGATTACAATTTTGCGGAAAAGAGAAAACTTCAGAGAAGCTTTTGATGATTTTAATTATAAGAAAGTGGCTAATTATTCCGAAGAGAAAATTCAGGAACTTTTGCAAAATCCAGGAATTGTTCGAAACAAACTTAAGGTTAGAAGCTCAGTTTCAAATGCGCAGCATTTTATAGAGATTCAAGAAGAATTTGGCAGTTTTAATAGCTACATCTGGAGTTTTGTAGATGGCAAACCGATCCAAAATAAAGTTGAAAATTATAAAGAAGCGCCCGCAACTACAGAAATTAGTGATAAGTTAAGCAAAGATCTTAAAAAGCGCGGATTTAAATTTGTAGGTTCTACAGTAGTTTACGCACACATGCAAGCGACCGGTATGGTAAACGATCACGAAGTTTCCTGTTTTCGATATGAAGAAGTAAAGCGTCTTTCCTGAATTCTAACGATGCTCCTCTAATATCCTATACTGAATATCTTCAAGCGTTAATACAGGTACCTCCCCCGACCATGCTTCCAAATCGCCTTGATCATAAGATAAGAGTTCTGAAAATTCTTGGGTACAACTACTATTTGCTTCAAGGTAATTACAGGGATTTTCGCCATTATAACGCTCTGTTGTAACGCTAAAATCTTCTACTCCTTCCTGACCGATATAAATCTGAGGGTATCCTTCTACATCAAAATCTGATTCGTTGTAAAAGGTCATTCTATATTCCATGAAAGTAGTTCTAGCTTCCGTGTCTATTTCAAAATTAAAGAAATCGACTTCCGCATTTATTTCAGCAGGAGCTAAAACTTCTGGTTTGTCATCTTCACTATTTGAAGAACATGAGCTTAAAATGACTAAGCTGAACAAAAGGAAAACTATTTTTTTCATCTGAATTTTTGATTGATCTGTTCAAAGTAATCAAAAATCATATATTATTTCAAAAATTTTAAAAATTCCTTTCTAGAGATTTCCTCGGCTCCCAGACTTTCTAAGTGATTTGTATGAACCTGACAATCGATTAATTTCACTCCATTTTTCTGAAGTCTTCTTACCATACTTATAAAACCATATTTAGAAGCATTACTTACGCGTGTAAACATACTTTCCCCGCAGAAAACCTGCTTTTGTTTTAGGTAAAGGCCATATAAGCCTCCCACGATCTGTCCATTTTCCCAAACCTCAACAGATTGCGCAATCCCTTTTTGATGCAAACCGATATACGCTTGTTTCATCTCATCGGTAATCCAGGTTCCAGCTTGACCTTTTCGGTTAATTTCCGCACAATTTTCAATTACAGTTTCAAAGTCCTCATTATAGGTCACTTTAAAAGCATCTTTTTTAAAAAGCTGTTTCATGCTTTTAGAAACCTTTAAATTATGAGGAAATAAAACCATTCTTGGATCTGGACTCCACCACAAAATAGGCTGAGTATCGTCGTACCATGGGAAAATACCATTACTATAAGCTTCCACTAGACGATCTTCTGTTAACGATCCACCAACAGCTAGAAGTCCTTCATCAGAAGCGTAAGCTACATCGGGAAATGGCTCGTATGGTTTTAGAATTTGCACGTTTAGGGGTTTTAGTTTTCAGAAAATTACAAAAAGAAAAAAGCTTAGTACGTTAAGTGCATACTAAGCTTTTCAAAAAAAATATGTGCTAATTTTTAGAAAGGAAGATCGTCGTAGTCTTCATCTTTAAAATCCTGAGCTGGCTCAAATTGATCTGCCGGTGGCGGAACATTTTGACCTCCTCCTGATTGTGATGGTTGCAAATTCTCTATTCTCCAACCCTGGATAGAATTAAAATATTTGGTTTCTCCCTGCGGGCTTACCCACTCTCTACCACGAAGGTTTACACCAACTTTCACTGGTTGCCCTACTTGATAAGTATCTAAAAGATCTGTTTTATCCTGAACAAATTCAATCATTAAATGTTGTGGATATTGCTCTTCTGTAGTGACAACTAATTCTCTTTTTCTAAATCCGTTATTACCAAAAGTTTTGGTATCTCCGATTAATTTAATCTTTCCTTGTACTTCCATCTTCGTTTAATAATTTGCTAGTAATAATTTCCACGCTTCTATCACTCGTTCTTCATTTAGCAATAACTGCGCCTGTTTATGAATTGCTTCTTTTTCTCTTGCTGCAATAATTTCAGTAAATAAATCATCTTCAGAAACATAAGATCTCGCCTCTTCTATAGTTGGCAATTCTTCGATGTTTCCTAATTTACCAAGATCATTTCCTGTTAAGATACTACTTTCTCTAATTTCTTTTGGTATAGCATCTACACCAATCCCCAAATTGGCAATAGGTTTTGGGACCTCGAACATACCATCTTTGGCTCGAGTATACCAGTTCCCACCCATTCTTGCAACCTGATCGATTTTTACTTGATCGATATAACCATCTTCATCTAGAATTTCTTCTTTAATATGCGTTTTTAAAATTTCGCATATTACCAGATTTCCTGCCCCACCTTCATCTCCAAGTTCAATAATTTCATTCACTTTACATTCAAACTGTACGGGAGATTCTGCTACTCTAAATGGCTTTACAAGATCTGATGGCTGCATGGTAAGCCCAGATTTTTCGAACTCGTTTACTCCTTCAGCATAATCTGTACTACTTAAAGACATTTGCTGCACCATTTTGTAATCTACAATGTTAATCACACATTCTTCAATTACTTTCAGGTTTAAAAATGTATGTTTTAGACTTCCATCTTTACCCCTTCGAACTGGTGAAAACACCAATATTGGCGGGTTTGCACTAAACACATTAAAGAAACTAAAAGGAGCTAAATTTGGTCGCCCTTCAGCATCCAGCGTGCTTGCAAACGCAATAGGCCTAGGCCCAACTGCACCACTCAAATATCTATAAAGAGCGCCTGAAGGCGATTCCTTAGAATCTATACTTAACATGTCTTTATTTTTCACAAAGGTAATAATTAGGATAAG is from Zunongwangia endophytica and encodes:
- a CDS encoding DNA-3-methyladenine glycosylase I encodes the protein MTNKHRCGWCQGDSLYEAYHDEEWGIPVHDEQKLFEFLILETFQAGLSWITILRKRENFREAFDDFNYKKVANYSEEKIQELLQNPGIVRNKLKVRSSVSNAQHFIEIQEEFGSFNSYIWSFVDGKPIQNKVENYKEAPATTEISDKLSKDLKKRGFKFVGSTVVYAHMQATGMVNDHEVSCFRYEEVKRLS
- a CDS encoding flavin reductase family protein, whose product is MLSIDSKESPSGALYRYLSGAVGPRPIAFASTLDAEGRPNLAPFSFFNVFSANPPILVFSPVRRGKDGSLKHTFLNLKVIEECVINIVDYKMVQQMSLSSTDYAEGVNEFEKSGLTMQPSDLVKPFRVAESPVQFECKVNEIIELGDEGGAGNLVICEILKTHIKEEILDEDGYIDQVKIDQVARMGGNWYTRAKDGMFEVPKPIANLGIGVDAIPKEIRESSILTGNDLGKLGNIEELPTIEEARSYVSEDDLFTEIIAAREKEAIHKQAQLLLNEERVIEAWKLLLANY
- a CDS encoding DUF3127 domain-containing protein, encoding MEVQGKIKLIGDTKTFGNNGFRKRELVVTTEEQYPQHLMIEFVQDKTDLLDTYQVGQPVKVGVNLRGREWVSPQGETKYFNSIQGWRIENLQPSQSGGGQNVPPPADQFEPAQDFKDEDYDDLPF
- a CDS encoding membrane lipoprotein lipid attachment site-containing protein, whose protein sequence is MKKIVFLLFSLVILSSCSSNSEDDKPEVLAPAEINAEVDFFNFEIDTEARTTFMEYRMTFYNESDFDVEGYPQIYIGQEGVEDFSVTTERYNGENPCNYLEANSSCTQEFSELLSYDQGDLEAWSGEVPVLTLEDIQYRILEEHR
- the aat gene encoding leucyl/phenylalanyl-tRNA--protein transferase, with amino-acid sequence MQILKPYEPFPDVAYASDEGLLAVGGSLTEDRLVEAYSNGIFPWYDDTQPILWWSPDPRMVLFPHNLKVSKSMKQLFKKDAFKVTYNEDFETVIENCAEINRKGQAGTWITDEMKQAYIGLHQKGIAQSVEVWENGQIVGGLYGLYLKQKQVFCGESMFTRVSNASKYGFISMVRRLQKNGVKLIDCQVHTNHLESLGAEEISRKEFLKFLK